The proteins below come from a single Dermatophagoides farinae isolate YC_2012a chromosome 7, ASM2471394v1, whole genome shotgun sequence genomic window:
- the LOC124497277 gene encoding uncharacterized protein LOC124497277 codes for MFSITIQNQYFFFFSFFNFLFSILEFTIVSVVHLSFSNFFSLKKTIMNGSSILLFYCLLSFMMIIMIDSVPIRQTYDENKNPMEKFSPFDDNNDGGSSSSSSNKDVDDESNGGRIKNLPLKSRIVKKDLSRSEIQKAIQFGQPSLQKISKPIETIGERNRNVIDNSGGDGSNLMTDSINELSQPVKRSPWMNKAQSSPIVDSDEEDDEDDVGSEVDISDNESVNKLRRFKRPLVDDKKFDVINKLDKGSIGVSGQFGETKLGDGKKPQSKVSNGGGGGWGDSNEYDDFDESAEPAVKKQKPIENSGGGSINISGESDETKPGSQNQLKPKVPRDIISSGGSEESYESDEDDESTGQISKSKVSGDTIRKQPKSKVPGDFQFEESDELAEPALKKLKPIVPDGGRPMDILAESDETKTDGRKQQQFKIPGAGDSYEFDESDEKVETVGKKPKSGGPISISAESGESGEAKPDSRKQPKSKIPGAGDSYEFDDSDEEDESVEKKSKPGGPISISAQPVETKPGGQKQSESKVTDGRPTSISAESGESGESVETKPDSRKQPKSKIPGAGDSYEFDESDEEDESVGKKPKSGGPISISAESGESVETKPDSRKQPKSKIPGADDSYEFDESDEEDESVGKKPKSGGPISISAESVETKPGGQKQSESKATGGGRPISISAESGESDESGEINQKQQPKSKVPVAVDDSYEFDESEEESTGKKPKTGGQKQPESKPIGGGGAAGSGGPISIESYEDNEEEGLSKKLPKSKGSGIAVGGSNDSGEKTPESKRPGSGSDEMKSVVEKQPKSKIPGGGIFSFESDEDEDEEDGGGRPAKKPKKSDESKSVGKQFKPMIPSISESDESGEAMPDGGWKQPESSKPKPSVSVPVSLSKESDGGPKSSKGPTFSMEESSDELEESSIELQKLKTSPPRTDVAKSIGQKEKGPGILSSSDFSKSKESSSSSASDESYEEESEESSKERPSSGGGFSFGPAKKSPSSTTVSSSGGGKEKKQKDSEKPSILKVLSSAVDHIKKLGDHKQSSTPSSIPKFSKTVDDDDDEDNVVDINRPKIVKSKFPRSPNENETTTSSSSVNPIIIDIVNDEDSKPEKGKKQVIVTKPESSDEILDEEKGKASSPLQPSPTPPPPPPTTTPPSPPPKQQQPSSSSLSPSSGVGGETGNEINNNNNNDKQPPPQSTTENDKGKEESTDKDKSHNDDGGGNGGKVGKVTEIINNGIETIKSNEEFLTPMAIITTSVLIVAIGVYLTLHNQKMN; via the exons ATGTTTTCAATtacaattcaaaatcaatatttttttttttttagtttttttaattttttattttctatattGGAATTTACCATTGTTTCTGTTGTCCATTTgagtttttcaaattttttttccctgaagaaaacaataatgaatggatcatcgattctgttgttttattgtttattatcattcatgatgataataatgatcgattCGGTGCCCATTCGACAAacatatgatgaaaacaagaatccgatggaaaaattttcaccattcgatgataataatgatggtggcagcagcagcagcagcagtaataaagatgttgatgatgaatccaaTGGTGGTAGaattaaaaatt TACCATTGAAAAGTAGAATAGTTAAAAAAGATTTATCAAGATCAGAGATACAGAAAGCTATTCAATTTGGACAACCAAGTTTGCAGAAAATATCGAAACCAATCGAAACAATCGGTGAACGAAACCGAAATGTAATCGATaatagtggtggtgatggttcAAATTTGATGACAGATTCTATAAATGAATTATCACAACCTGTAAAACGTTCACCATGGATGAACAAAGCTCAATCATCTCCAATTGTTGATagtgatgaagaagatgatgaagacgaTGTTGGTAGTGAAGTTGATATCAGTGATAATGAAAGCGTTAATAAACTGAGAAGATTCAAACGACCATTGGTGGacgataaaaaatttgatgtgATTAATAAATTGGATAAAGGATCAATAGGCGTTTCAGGACAATTTGGCGAAACTAAACTtggtgatggaaaaaaaccacaatcAAAAGTAtctaatggtggtggtggtggttgggGGGATTCAAACGAATACGATGATTTCGATGAATCGGCTGAACCTGCAgtaaaaaaacagaaaccgATAGAaaatagtggtggtggttctaTCAACATTTCAGGTGAATCTGATGAAACTAAGCCTGGTAgccaaaatcaattgaaaccAAAAGTTCCTCGTGATATTATTAGTAGTGGTGGTTCAGAAGAATCCTATGAATCAGACGAAGACGACGAATCTACCGGACAAATATCGAAATCTAAAGTATCTGGCGACACTATCCGAAAACAACCGAAATCAAAAGTTCCTGGTGACTTCCAGTTTGAGGAATCCGATGAATTGGCTGAACCTGcgttaaaaaaattgaaaccaatAGTACCAGATGGTGGTCGTCCTATGGACATTTTAGCTGAAtctgatgaaacaaaaactgaTGGTcgaaaacaacagcaatttAAAATTCCTGGTGCTGGTGATTCATacgaatttgatgaatcagACGAAAAGGTTGAAAcagttggaaaaaaaccgaaatcTGGTGGTCCAATCAGCATTTCAGCTGAATCTGGTGAATCTGGCGAAGCTAAACCTGATAGCcgaaaacaaccaaaatcaaaaattcctGGTGCTGGTGATTCATACGAATTCGATGACTCAGACGAAGAAGATGAAtcagttgaaaaaaaatcaaaacctGGTGGTCCAATCAGCATTTCAGCTCAACCAGTTGAAACTAAACCTGGTGGTCAAAAACAATCAGAATCAAAAGTAACTGATGGTCGTCCTACAAGCATTTCAGCTGAATCTGGTGAATCAGGTGAATCTGTCGAAACTAAACCTGATAGCcgaaaacaaccaaaatccAAAATTCCTGGTGCTGGTGATTCATACGAATTCGATGAATCAGACGAAGAAGATGAATcagttggaaaaaaaccaaaatctgGTGGTCCAATCAGTATTTCAGCTGAATCTGGTGAATCTGTCGAAACTAAACCTGATAGCcgaaaacaaccaaaatccAAAATTCCTGGTGCTGATGATTCATATGAATTCGATGAATCAGACGAAGAAGATGAATCAGTTgggaaaaaaccaaaatctgGTGGTCCAATCAGTATTTCAGCTGAATCAGTTGAAACAAAACCTGGCGGTCAAAAACAATCAGAATCAAAAGCAACTGGTGGTGGTCGTCCTATAAGCATTTCAGCTGAATCTGGTGAATCAGACGAATCTGGCGaaatcaaccaaaaacaacaaccgaaaTCAAAAGTtcctgttgctgttgatgattcatacgaatttgatgaatctGAAGAGGAATCTacgggaaaaaaaccaaaaactgGTGGTCAAAAACAACCAGAATCGAAACCAATTGGAGGAGGAGGTGCTGCTGGTAGTGGTGGCCCTATTTCAATCGAATCTTATGAAGATAACGAGGAGGAAGGGCTTTCCAAAAAACTACCGAAATCCAAAGGAAGTGGCATCGCAGTAGGCGGCTCTAATGATTCTGGAGAAAAAACGCCTGAATCTAAAAGACCTGGATCTGGTtctgatgaaatgaaatctgTTGTCGAAAAGCAACCGAAATCGAAAATTCCTGGTGGTggtattttttcattcgaatccgatgaagatgaagatgaagaagatgGTGGTGGCCGCCCTGCCAAAAAACCTAAAAAATCagatgaatcaaaatctgTTGGAAAACAATTTAAACCGATGATACCTTCAATAAGTGAATCTGATGAATCTGGTGAAGCAATGCCTGATGGTGGCTGGAAACAGCCTGAATCGTCGAAACCAAAACCATCTGTTAGTGTTCCTGTCAGTTTGTCAAAAGAATCTGATGGTGgaccaaaatcatcaaaaggTCCTACATTTTCTATGGAAGAATCATCTGATGAGTTAGaagaatcatcaatcgaattacaaaaattaaaaacatcACCACCTAGAACTGATGTAGCGAAATCTATCGGTCAAAAAGAGAAAGGTCCTGGTATTTTATCTTCGAGTGATTTCAGCAAATctaaagaatcatcatcatcatcagctagTGATGAAAGCTATGAAGAAGAATCTGAAGAATCTTCGAAAGAAAGACCGtcaagtggtggtggttttagTTTTGGACCAGCgaaaaaatcaccatcatcaacaacagttagtagtagtggtggtggtaaagaaaaaaaacaaaaagactCAGAAAAGCCATCAATTTTAAAGGTACTATCGTCAGCTGTTgatcatataaaaaaattaggtgatcataaacaatcatcaacaccgAGTAGTATTCCAAAATTTAGCAAAACTgttgacgacgacgatgatgaagataatgTTGTGGACATTAACAGAccaaaaattgtaaaaagtAAATTTCCACGATcaccaaatgaaaatgaaacaacaacatcatcatcatctgtaaatccaattattattgatattgtgaatgatgaagattcaaAACccgaaaaaggaaaaaaacaagttaTAGTTACAAAACCAGAATCATCCGATGAAATTttagatgaagaaaaaggaaaagcatcatcaccattacaaCCTTCACCaacgccaccaccaccaccaccaacaacaacaccaccatcaccaccaccaaaacaacaacagccatcgtcatcatcattatccccATCATCAGGAGTAGGAGGAGAAACaggaaatgaaatcaacaacaacaacaacaacgataaacaaccaccaccacaatcaacaacagaaaatgaTAAAGGAAAAGAAGAATCAACTGATAAAGATAAAagtcataatgatgatggtggtggtaatggtggaAAAGTTGGAAAAGTTActgaaatcatcaataatggtATTGAGACAATTAAATCGAACGAAGAATTTCTTACACCAATGGCTATTATAACTACATCGGTATTGATCGTTGCAATCGGTGTATATTTAACActtcataatcaaaaaatgaattga
- the LOC124497278 gene encoding uncharacterized protein LOC124497278 → MYRQIIIFIINHLSLSIIIWLSILNVLPLQYHQQQYIDCFEQPMITDNGNGNGKQTLSTTKSIQSKSNPSSSFITLKRSIRSTTSFFDNSSPSFSSSSSSPSKSSSSSLWNVFHWFRPSDRMSVTFLPVTGNNDDNDSFNGRHSRYNSNNIGRRRRFLFNGNHFIPSRGKKSRSPLIIKNSDQIPYVNYNDDNEELVDKFIENKNNNNNNNNNDETDYGNESMESIQTVKEPSKQTMTMATDWINRSITKSLSSTATKTKSNKMMIIWAFLLPLDNDDDNVKHY, encoded by the exons aTGTATcgacaaatcatcattttcatcataaatcatttatcattatccatCATAATATGGTTATCCATATTGAATGTATTACCATTGCAgtaccatcaacaacagtatattgattgttttgaacAACCAATGATTACcgataatggtaatggtaatggtaaaCAAacg TTGTCGACAACtaaatcgattcaatcaaaatcgaatccatcatcatcatttataacgTTAAAACGATCAATTCGTAGtacaacatcattttttgataattcatcaccatcattctcatcatcatcatcatcaccatcgaaatcatcatcatcaagtttaTGGAATGTATTCCATTGGTTTCGGCCATCTGATCGTATGTCCGTTACATTTTTACCAGTAACaggcaataatgatgataatgatagttTTAATGGTCGTCATAGTCGttataatagtaataatattGGACGTCGAAGAAGATTTCTTTTCAATGGTAATCATTTTATACCATCACGTGGTAAAAAATCACGTTCCccattgattataaaaaattctgatcaaATTCCCTATGTTAactataatgatgacaatgaggAATTGGTGgacaaattcattgaaaacaaaaacaacaacaacaacaacaacaacaacgatgaaacTGATTatggaaatgaatcaatggaaTCAATTCAAACAGTCAAAGAACcatccaaacaaacaatgacaatggcAACTGATtggatcaatcgatcaataaccaaatcattatcatcaacagcaacgaaaacaaaatcaaataaaatgatgattatttgggcatttttattaccattggataatgatgatgataatgttaaaCATTATTAA